From Campylobacter upsaliensis, the proteins below share one genomic window:
- a CDS encoding cysteine hydrolase family protein has protein sequence MKKAFVLVDYQNDFIDGSLGFEKAPSIKSEIIRLLSEFEGDLLITFDTHEEDYLKTREGQNLPIKHCIKNTFGWEMPSEFVPFLSKAKKIFHKDSFGSLELANFLAKSPYEEIHFCGLVSHICVFFNIILTFCAKPNATLILHKNATTSFDESLENHAFELLKAYGVKLVES, from the coding sequence ATGAAAAAAGCTTTTGTTTTGGTGGATTATCAAAATGATTTTATTGATGGGAGTTTAGGTTTTGAAAAGGCTCCTAGCATAAAGAGTGAAATTATAAGGCTCTTAAGTGAATTTGAGGGGGATTTACTCATCACTTTTGATACGCACGAAGAGGATTATTTAAAGACGAGAGAGGGGCAGAATTTACCCATTAAACACTGCATTAAAAACACTTTTGGTTGGGAAATGCCTAGCGAATTTGTTCCATTTTTATCGAAAGCGAAAAAAATCTTTCATAAAGATAGCTTTGGTAGCTTAGAACTTGCAAATTTCTTAGCAAAAAGCCCTTATGAAGAAATCCATTTTTGCGGACTTGTGTCACATATTTGTGTGTTTTTTAATATCATTTTAACCTTTTGCGCGAAGCCAAATGCTACCTTAATCTTACATAAAAATGCCACAACTAGCTTTGATGAAAGCTTAGAAAATCACGCTTTTGAACTTCTAAAAGCTTATGGCGTGAAGCTTGTGGAAAGTTAA
- a CDS encoding tRNA 2-thiocytidine biosynthesis TtcA family protein encodes MINLSKKLIRQVAQANAKFKLIEDNDKVLLGLSGGKDSLALAHLLKRMQAHAPFKFELEAATLSYGMGEDYSKLHAHCEEHGIKHSVIESNIYEISGDTIRENSSFCSYFSRMRRGALYTYALEKGFNKLAIAHHLDDAAESFFMNFIHNGALRTLAPIYKSKRGITIIRPLIFVRERQLRDNATINELEVIGNEFCPGMKLSEKNVKFPHAREEAKALLKELESKHPKLFTSLKSAFSNLHSETFWEKGE; translated from the coding sequence ATGATAAATCTTAGCAAAAAACTTATAAGACAAGTTGCTCAGGCTAATGCGAAATTCAAACTCATAGAAGATAATGACAAGGTGCTTTTAGGACTTAGTGGAGGTAAGGACTCCCTAGCCTTAGCACATCTTTTAAAGCGTATGCAAGCCCACGCACCTTTTAAATTTGAGCTTGAGGCGGCGACTTTGAGTTATGGTATGGGGGAGGATTATTCCAAACTTCACGCACATTGCGAAGAACACGGAATTAAGCATAGTGTGATTGAGAGTAATATCTATGAAATTTCTGGCGATACGATTAGAGAAAATTCGAGTTTTTGTAGTTATTTTTCGCGTATGAGGCGTGGAGCTTTATATACTTATGCACTTGAAAAAGGTTTTAATAAGCTTGCAATTGCTCATCATTTAGACGATGCAGCAGAGAGCTTTTTTATGAATTTTATCCACAATGGTGCTTTAAGAACTCTTGCGCCCATTTATAAAAGCAAAAGAGGCATTACTATCATACGCCCTTTGATTTTCGTCCGCGAAAGGCAATTAAGAGACAATGCCACAATCAACGAGCTTGAAGTGATAGGCAATGAATTTTGTCCCGGTATGAAATTAAGCGAGAAAAATGTCAAATTTCCTCATGCAAGAGAAGAGGCAAAAGCTTTATTAAAAGAGCTTGAAAGTAAGCATCCTAAGCTTTTTACTAGTCTTAAAAGTGCGTTTTCGAATTTACACAGTGAGACTTTTTGGGAGAAAGGGGAATAG
- a CDS encoding 5'-methylthioadenosine/adenosylhomocysteine nucleosidase, with product MKIAILGAMQEEIAPLLEILKDYTSEEYANNTYYFANYKGHELILAYSKIGKVNSTLSASVMIERYGAKTLLFTGVAGAFNPNLEIGDLLYAKSLVQYDLDITAFGHPLGFVPGNEIFIKTDERLNTLALEVAKELNIKLNAGIIATGDEFICDETKKAKIREIFNADACEMEGASVALVCQALKVPCFILRAMSDKAGEKAEFDFDEFVVKSAKISANFVLKMCDKL from the coding sequence ATGAAAATAGCAATACTTGGTGCGATGCAAGAAGAAATCGCCCCTCTACTTGAAATTTTAAAAGACTATACAAGTGAAGAATATGCTAATAACACTTATTATTTTGCAAACTACAAGGGACACGAGCTTATTTTAGCTTATTCTAAAATCGGCAAGGTCAATTCTACTTTAAGTGCTAGCGTGATGATAGAGCGATATGGTGCGAAAACTTTGCTTTTTACGGGTGTAGCGGGTGCTTTTAATCCAAATTTAGAAATAGGTGATTTGCTTTATGCTAAAAGTTTGGTGCAATATGATTTAGACATTACAGCCTTTGGACATCCTTTAGGTTTTGTGCCGGGTAATGAAATTTTTATTAAAACAGATGAGCGTTTAAATACTCTCGCACTTGAAGTGGCTAAGGAGCTTAATATCAAGCTTAATGCAGGGATTATTGCAACGGGCGATGAATTTATTTGCGATGAGACAAAAAAGGCGAAAATTAGAGAAATTTTTAATGCCGATGCTTGTGAGATGGAAGGTGCTAGCGTGGCTTTAGTGTGTCAGGCTTTGAAAGTGCCTTGCTTTATTTTAAGGGCGATGAGTGATAAGGCTGGAGAAAAGGCAGAATTTGATTTTGATGAATTTGTAGTAAAGTCTGCTAAAATTTCTGCTAATTTTGTCCTTAAAATGTGCGATAAATTATGA
- the fabD gene encoding ACP S-malonyltransferase, protein MSCALIFPGQGSQSLGMGKDFYENSPKAKALLDEASEYSKIDFKRLLFTQNDDLARSEFTQPAIVLSSLMAYAALLEKKPDFRHNFALGHSLGEFSALAINGAFDFLEAIVLVNKRGIYMQEDCVKIEAGMMVILGLSDEVVQGLCELAKAEGKSIFAANYNCDGQIVVAGLKAHLLEYEAKFKEAGAKRAMLLNMSVASHCPLLNEASIKLSKELEGVLKPSFLPVISNVNAKSYESKSEALNLLKAQLISPVLYKQSILNIQDEVDYFVEFGASVLKGLNKKITTKETYALTNLNEVDEFLKVIQ, encoded by the coding sequence ATGAGTTGCGCATTAATATTCCCCGGTCAAGGCTCTCAAAGCCTTGGTATGGGAAAGGACTTTTACGAAAATTCTCCAAAAGCGAAAGCTCTTTTAGATGAAGCTAGTGAATATAGCAAGATTGATTTTAAACGCCTACTTTTTACACAAAATGATGACTTAGCTAGGAGTGAATTTACACAGCCTGCGATTGTTTTAAGCTCATTAATGGCTTATGCTGCTTTGTTAGAAAAAAAGCCAGATTTTAGGCATAATTTTGCCTTGGGACATTCTTTGGGTGAATTTAGTGCTTTGGCGATTAATGGGGCTTTTGATTTTTTAGAGGCTATTGTTTTAGTCAATAAACGCGGAATTTATATGCAAGAAGATTGCGTTAAAATTGAAGCTGGTATGATGGTAATTTTGGGTTTAAGCGATGAAGTAGTGCAAGGTCTTTGCGAGTTAGCAAAGGCAGAGGGTAAAAGCATTTTTGCGGCAAATTATAATTGCGATGGGCAAATTGTCGTGGCAGGTTTAAAAGCACATTTGTTAGAATATGAAGCGAAATTTAAAGAAGCTGGTGCTAAAAGAGCTATGCTTTTAAATATGAGTGTGGCTAGTCATTGTCCGCTTTTAAATGAAGCGTCAATTAAGCTTAGCAAAGAGTTAGAAGGCGTTTTGAAGCCTAGTTTTTTACCTGTGATTTCAAATGTCAATGCTAAATCTTATGAAAGCAAAAGCGAAGCCTTAAATTTACTAAAAGCTCAGCTAATCTCTCCTGTGCTTTATAAACAAAGCATTTTAAATATACAAGATGAGGTCGATTATTTTGTCGAATTTGGAGCGAGTGTTTTAAAAGGTCTTAATAAAAAAATCACCACAAAAGAAACTTACGCTTTAACAAATTTAAATGAAGTTGATGAATTTTTAAAGGTTATACAATGA
- a CDS encoding FKBP-type peptidyl-prolyl cis-trans isomerase, protein MVIEKNSVVSMFYELKDANTNEILESNINAQPIAFIVGKGQILDSLEEEVMKLECPSNADVLIKKDKALGDYDESAVQTLPKEQFAGIDLKVGMELFGEGEDGQTVRVSVKEINDNEVTIDYNHPYAGRDLLFSLNIVDAREASEDEILTGIIAGSGGCCGSGHGHHYHGGGGGCCGGGGGGCGCHG, encoded by the coding sequence ATGGTTATAGAAAAAAATAGTGTAGTATCGATGTTTTATGAATTAAAGGATGCGAATACTAATGAAATTTTAGAGTCTAATATTAACGCCCAGCCTATTGCATTTATAGTTGGAAAAGGGCAAATTTTAGATAGTTTAGAAGAAGAAGTGATGAAGCTTGAATGCCCTTCAAATGCCGATGTGCTTATCAAAAAAGACAAGGCTTTGGGCGATTATGATGAAAGTGCGGTGCAAACCTTACCTAAGGAGCAATTTGCTGGTATCGATTTAAAAGTCGGTATGGAGCTTTTTGGCGAAGGTGAAGATGGGCAAACCGTGCGTGTAAGCGTAAAAGAGATAAATGATAATGAAGTAACAATAGATTACAATCACCCTTATGCAGGTAGGGATTTGCTTTTTTCTCTTAATATAGTCGATGCTAGAGAAGCTAGTGAAGACGAAATTTTAACAGGAATCATAGCTGGAAGTGGCGGCTGCTGCGGAAGCGGACACGGACATCATTATCACGGAGGCGGAGGCGGCTGCTGCGGAGGCGGCGGCGGAGGTTGTGGTTGCCACGGATGA
- a CDS encoding tetratricopeptide repeat protein — protein sequence MKKITLVALLGATFLYAETSAFGAGNLTSNSAYGLTSNEKLFKDKLDSLSNEYSSLSAKINETNERLEGLQSMLEGINSQYAKSNSRLNQLEANSESVENNLSLELKSLKAYVEESRKIQDANHKQVKKILTELSSLVDSINNNYVSKNDFNDTNRTKTTSSTIINDSNLTSEENASIAVTSQTQQVKIDDSWKKEKHNEILKLAIKDLNENLFENSREKLNYLIEKHYKPARANFWLGEIEYKQQNYNNAIVYYKKSSSISTKGDYFPKLLYHTAISLDKVGDTKSANGFYKALKTNYPNTPEAKASPNRK from the coding sequence ATGAAAAAAATAACTTTAGTAGCTCTCTTGGGGGCTACATTTCTTTACGCGGAAACTTCTGCTTTTGGTGCAGGAAATTTGACAAGCAATTCGGCTTATGGGCTGACTTCAAATGAAAAATTATTTAAAGATAAACTTGATAGTTTAAGTAATGAATATTCTTCACTTAGTGCTAAAATCAATGAAACAAATGAGAGATTAGAGGGTTTGCAAAGTATGCTTGAGGGCATTAATTCTCAGTATGCTAAGTCAAATTCGCGCCTAAATCAGCTTGAGGCAAATAGCGAAAGTGTAGAAAATAATCTTAGCTTAGAGCTTAAAAGTCTTAAAGCCTATGTTGAGGAAAGTAGAAAAATACAAGATGCAAATCATAAGCAAGTTAAGAAGATTTTAACAGAGCTTAGTTCTTTGGTTGATTCTATCAATAACAATTATGTTTCTAAAAATGACTTTAATGATACAAACCGCACAAAAACGACTTCTAGCACAATAATAAATGATAGTAATCTTACTAGCGAAGAAAATGCTAGTATCGCTGTAACTTCACAAACGCAACAAGTTAAAATTGATGATAGTTGGAAAAAAGAAAAGCATAATGAAATTTTGAAATTGGCAATTAAAGATTTAAATGAAAATCTTTTTGAAAATTCTAGAGAAAAATTAAATTATCTTATAGAAAAACATTATAAGCCTGCAAGGGCGAATTTTTGGCTTGGAGAGATAGAGTATAAACAGCAAAATTATAATAATGCTATTGTTTATTACAAAAAAAGCTCAAGCATAAGCACTAAGGGAGACTATTTTCCTAAATTATTGTATCATACGGCAATTTCTTTGGATAAAGTGGGCGATACAAAAAGTGCCAATGGCTTTTACAAGGCTTTAAAAACAAATTATCCTAACACTCCAGAAGCAAAAGCTTCGCCAAATCGCAAATAA
- the pal gene encoding peptidoglycan-associated lipoprotein Pal, producing the protein MKKILFTSIAAFAIVISGCSTKSTSVSGGTDVDGSRGSGGSDGWDIDSKISQLNDTLGKVYFDFDKFNIRSDMQSVVSTNANIFNTEVSGTSITVEGNCDEWGTDEYNQALGLKRAKAVKDALISQGVNSDRISVKSYGETNPVCTEKTKTCDAQNRRAEFKLAR; encoded by the coding sequence ATGAAGAAAATTCTTTTTACTTCAATTGCAGCTTTTGCGATTGTGATTAGTGGTTGTAGTACTAAAAGTACTAGTGTAAGTGGTGGCACAGATGTTGATGGCTCTCGTGGCTCAGGTGGTAGCGATGGTTGGGACATCGATTCGAAAATCTCTCAACTTAACGATACTTTAGGTAAGGTTTATTTTGACTTTGATAAATTCAATATTAGAAGTGATATGCAGTCTGTCGTTAGCACAAATGCAAATATTTTCAACACTGAAGTAAGTGGCACGAGCATTACTGTTGAAGGAAACTGCGATGAGTGGGGAACTGATGAGTATAATCAAGCTTTAGGACTTAAAAGAGCTAAGGCTGTTAAAGATGCACTTATCTCTCAAGGTGTAAATTCTGATAGAATTTCTGTAAAAAGCTATGGAGAAACTAATCCTGTTTGCACAGAGAAAACTAAAACTTGCGATGCACAAAACCGCCGTGCAGAGTTTAAACTAGCAAGATAA
- the tolB gene encoding Tol-Pal system protein TolB: MRKILLVFLAIFSVVWAEDPVIDVVNQGVVLPKIIVKDNSNLSDANLKRSFYNMIVNDLKVSSNFEVVDEGSENSNYTFEYALAKNGENLSLNIKIKAGGVEKANQDYTLNKVEQYPFLAHKGVKDSVQFLGLAPVEWMDHKILIARTNSSKRSQIIMADYTLTYQRVIVDGGLNLFPKWANEEQTMFYYTAYDHDKPTLFRFDLTNNKASKILSSGGMVVASDVNKKGDKILVTMAPQDQPDVYLYDLNSKNLSKLTNYSGIDVNANFIGEDESKVVFVSDRLGYPNIFIQNLGSTSAEQAVFHGRNNSAVSTYKDFLVYSSREPKQAGVFNIYLMSIKSDYIRQLSANGKNLFPRFSSDGGSIVFIKHLGNQSALGVIRVNANKTFYFPLKVGKIQSIDW, translated from the coding sequence ATGAGAAAAATTTTACTAGTTTTTTTAGCTATTTTTAGTGTGGTATGGGCGGAGGACCCTGTTATTGATGTTGTTAATCAAGGCGTTGTTTTACCCAAAATCATCGTTAAAGATAATTCTAATTTAAGCGATGCAAATTTAAAGCGTAGTTTTTATAATATGATAGTCAATGATCTTAAAGTTAGTTCCAATTTTGAAGTGGTCGATGAGGGAAGCGAAAATTCTAACTATACTTTTGAATATGCTCTTGCAAAAAATGGCGAAAATTTAAGCCTTAATATCAAAATCAAAGCAGGTGGAGTGGAAAAAGCTAATCAAGACTACACGCTAAACAAAGTCGAGCAATATCCCTTTTTAGCACATAAGGGCGTTAAGGATTCTGTGCAATTTTTGGGCTTGGCACCTGTGGAGTGGATGGACCATAAAATTCTTATCGCTAGGACAAATTCGTCAAAACGCAGTCAAATTATAATGGCAGATTATACGCTTACTTATCAAAGAGTGATAGTTGATGGAGGCTTAAATTTGTTTCCTAAATGGGCAAACGAGGAACAAACGATGTTTTACTACACCGCTTATGACCACGATAAACCTACTCTTTTTCGCTTTGATTTGACAAATAATAAAGCGAGTAAAATTCTCTCAAGTGGTGGTATGGTCGTAGCTAGTGATGTTAATAAAAAGGGCGATAAAATTTTAGTTACTATGGCACCGCAGGACCAGCCTGATGTGTATTTATATGATTTAAATAGTAAAAATTTAAGCAAACTTACAAATTATTCAGGCATTGATGTCAATGCAAATTTCATAGGTGAAGATGAGTCGAAAGTCGTTTTTGTTTCAGATAGGCTAGGCTATCCTAATATTTTTATACAAAATTTAGGTAGCACTTCAGCCGAACAAGCCGTTTTTCACGGAAGAAACAATTCTGCGGTTTCGACTTATAAGGACTTTTTGGTTTATTCCAGTCGCGAGCCAAAACAAGCGGGTGTCTTTAATATTTATTTAATGTCTATTAAGAGTGATTATATTAGACAGCTTAGTGCAAATGGTAAAAATTTATTTCCGCGTTTTTCTAGTGATGGCGGTAGTATAGTGTTTATCAAGCATTTGGGTAATCAAAGTGCCTTAGGTGTGATTCGTGTCAATGCAAATAAAACTTTTTATTTTCCATTGAAAGTAGGTAAAATTCAATCGATTGATTGGTAA
- a CDS encoding type I restriction-modification system subunit M encodes MPQAPLTRQSQRDALHSTIWKVANKLRGNIDGWDFKMYVLGMLFYRFISENLAAYINAKQGIDPATSHTGGGERENPNSYENLSDKDIDENEKSREAIIDAKGFFIYPSQLFCNVLKAHAHDTTNLNQTLSNVFAQIEASTIGTQSEAKFKGLFSDIDVNSSNKLGETLLKRNEKLYQVMQEIATLDLHYSDNAIDTFGDAYEYLMRMYADKAGKSGGEFFTPQEVSHLLARLVSYGKQSVNKVYDPACGSGSLLLQFAKVLGIDNIKQGFFGQEINPTSYNLCRINMLLHDIGFENFDIALGDILLEPKHADDEPFDAIVSNPPYSTKWIGDDDPKLINDPRFAPAGMLAPKSYADLAFTMHMLSWLSPSGTCAIVEFPGVLYRGGKEKQIRKYLIDNNFIDTIIQLPENLFFGTNIATSIIVLKKNKQSVATFFIDASEQFIKITKKNILEPSHIDTIVNAYATRQDIEHFSRLVSLEEIRANDYNLSTSTYITPKDTREVIDITALNAQIAQIVEKQAALRVQIDSIISSLEGAN; translated from the coding sequence ATGCCACAAGCACCCCTAACAAGACAATCTCAAAGAGATGCCTTGCACTCTACCATTTGGAAAGTCGCCAATAAGCTACGCGGAAATATTGATGGCTGGGACTTTAAAATGTATGTGCTAGGTATGCTATTTTACCGCTTCATTAGTGAAAATCTAGCAGCATATATCAATGCCAAGCAAGGCATAGACCCTGCCACCTCGCATACGGGAGGAGGGGAGAGGGAGAACCCCAACAGCTACGAAAATTTAAGTGATAAAGATATAGATGAAAATGAAAAGAGTCGCGAAGCTATCATTGATGCAAAGGGCTTTTTCATCTACCCAAGCCAGCTATTTTGCAATGTTTTAAAAGCCCACGCCCACGACACCACAAACCTAAATCAAACCCTAAGCAATGTTTTCGCACAGATAGAAGCCTCCACCATAGGCACACAAAGTGAAGCTAAATTTAAAGGACTCTTTAGCGATATTGATGTCAATTCTAGCAACAAACTAGGTGAGACCCTACTCAAACGCAACGAAAAACTCTATCAAGTAATGCAAGAAATAGCCACGCTTGATTTGCATTATAGTGATAATGCTATCGATACCTTTGGCGATGCGTATGAATACCTTATGCGTATGTATGCGGATAAAGCAGGCAAAAGTGGGGGTGAGTTTTTCACCCCGCAAGAAGTGAGCCACCTCCTAGCAAGGCTTGTAAGCTATGGTAAGCAAAGTGTCAATAAAGTCTATGACCCAGCTTGTGGGAGTGGCTCGCTGCTCTTGCAATTTGCCAAAGTGCTAGGCATTGACAACATTAAGCAAGGCTTTTTTGGGCAGGAGATCAACCCCACAAGTTATAATCTCTGCCGTATCAATATGCTTTTGCACGATATAGGCTTTGAGAATTTTGACATAGCCCTAGGCGATATACTCCTAGAGCCAAAGCACGCAGATGATGAGCCTTTTGATGCCATTGTATCAAATCCTCCATATTCTACCAAATGGATAGGCGATGATGACCCTAAACTTATCAATGACCCTCGCTTCGCCCCTGCTGGTATGCTAGCCCCTAAATCTTACGCTGATTTGGCTTTCACTATGCATATGCTCTCTTGGCTCTCTCCTAGCGGCACTTGTGCCATAGTAGAATTCCCGGGCGTACTTTATCGCGGAGGCAAAGAAAAGCAAATTCGCAAATATTTGATAGATAATAACTTCATAGACACCATTATCCAACTTCCGGAAAATCTCTTTTTTGGCACAAATATTGCCACTTCTATCATCGTGCTAAAGAAAAATAAGCAAAGCGTAGCGACCTTTTTCATCGATGCAAGTGAGCAATTTATCAAAATTACAAAGAAAAATATCCTAGAGCCAAGCCATATAGACACCATAGTAAATGCCTATGCCACACGCCAAGATATAGAGCATTTCTCGCGTTTAGTAAGCCTTGAAGAAATACGAGCAAACGACTATAATCTAAGCACCTCTACTTACATCACGCCAAAGGACACAAGAGAAGTCATAGACATCACCGCTCTCAATGCACAAATCGCCCAAATCGTAGAGAAGCAAGCCGCCCTAAGAGTGCAGATAGATTCTATCATCAGCTCCCTAGAAGGTGCTAACTAA